The following proteins are encoded in a genomic region of Natrarchaeobius halalkaliphilus:
- a CDS encoding sugar transferase, producing the protein MVTGWQYRTVSVLGVLVLTIGAVALANHPTAQLLFTTYVPVFNRLEVTVLSDRSLYWAITLSVVAVGCSLVPLYKPQPRRVLDTVVLSQKRILVAGLAIATLGYFNWSHRLPRATLVMTFAILGIVVPAWFVWIRRRPPEEADRTLVVGDDLEQIERISPSVSVPVLGYLCPSVVNVRGEPTSVETAADGGVTVGDGGERDRLETPNRLGGLSRLENVLCEYDVDTVVLAFLNADRAEFFGALDTCHDHGVSVKIHREYADSVLVSEGDVGEIVDVDLEPWDPLDHLYKRVFDVAFATVGLAAFAPLFAVIALAIKLDSSGPVLYSQDRTAGFGETFPVYKFRTMVPEGESVTPSEDEENDRITGVGRVLRRTHLDELPQLWSILAGNMSVVGPRAAWTEEEVLLEEDAPAWRKRWFVKPGLTGLAQVNDASSTDPETKLRYDLEYIRRQSFWLDLKIVVRQVWRVLEDVLEMLGP; encoded by the coding sequence ATGGTCACCGGCTGGCAGTACCGAACGGTAAGTGTACTCGGCGTACTGGTGCTTACCATCGGTGCCGTCGCACTAGCGAACCATCCGACGGCCCAGCTCTTGTTCACGACCTACGTTCCCGTGTTTAACCGACTCGAGGTAACCGTGTTGAGCGACCGGTCGCTGTACTGGGCGATCACGCTGAGCGTCGTCGCGGTCGGGTGCAGTCTCGTTCCGCTGTACAAGCCCCAGCCACGTCGCGTCCTCGATACCGTCGTTCTCTCTCAAAAGCGTATCCTCGTCGCCGGTCTCGCGATTGCAACGCTCGGATACTTCAACTGGTCTCATCGCCTCCCACGGGCGACGCTCGTGATGACCTTCGCCATCCTGGGTATCGTCGTTCCCGCGTGGTTCGTCTGGATCCGCCGACGCCCGCCCGAGGAGGCCGACCGGACGCTCGTCGTTGGCGACGACCTGGAACAGATCGAACGCATCTCGCCGTCGGTTTCGGTCCCCGTTCTTGGCTACCTCTGTCCGTCCGTCGTGAACGTTCGCGGCGAGCCCACATCCGTCGAGACCGCAGCCGACGGCGGCGTCACCGTCGGCGACGGCGGCGAGCGGGACCGACTCGAGACCCCGAACCGTCTCGGTGGCCTCTCGCGCCTCGAGAACGTCCTCTGCGAGTACGACGTCGACACCGTCGTACTCGCGTTCCTCAATGCCGACCGCGCGGAGTTTTTCGGCGCGCTCGATACGTGTCACGACCACGGCGTGTCCGTGAAGATCCACCGCGAGTACGCCGACAGCGTGCTCGTCTCTGAAGGTGACGTCGGCGAGATCGTCGACGTCGACCTCGAGCCGTGGGACCCGCTCGATCACCTCTACAAGCGCGTCTTCGACGTCGCGTTCGCGACCGTGGGGCTCGCGGCGTTCGCCCCGCTGTTCGCCGTGATCGCGCTCGCGATCAAACTCGACAGCTCCGGGCCGGTGCTGTACAGCCAGGACCGCACCGCCGGCTTCGGGGAAACCTTCCCCGTCTACAAGTTCCGGACCATGGTCCCGGAGGGCGAGTCGGTCACTCCCTCCGAAGACGAGGAGAACGACCGGATCACCGGCGTGGGACGGGTGTTGAGGCGGACACATCTCGACGAGCTTCCCCAACTGTGGTCGATCCTGGCGGGCAACATGAGCGTCGTCGGCCCGCGGGCCGCGTGGACCGAAGAGGAGGTCCTCCTCGAGGAAGACGCGCCGGCGTGGCGAAAGCGCTGGTTCGTCAAACCCGGACTGACCGGACTGGCACAGGTGAACGACGCGTCCAGTACCGATCCCGAAACGAAGCTGCGCTACGACCTCGAGTACATCCGACGCCAGTCGTTCTGGCTCGACCTGAAGATCGTCGTGCGGCAGGTGTGGAGGGTGCTCGAGGACGTGCTCGAGATGCTCGGCCCATGA